Proteins from one Psilocybe cubensis strain MGC-MH-2018 chromosome 11, whole genome shotgun sequence genomic window:
- a CDS encoding ABC-transporter-regulating transcription factor, translating to MPPVTTADTQEQQAASSSSTSILKERRFKLSRACDRCRRRRIKCDEGHPCQACLTANSSCTFEEPGKRTHPHKSKRTATLEDRMHHLETLIQAIPPAVFAAGGAPSIPSSSDVASSPVVPFMYPDGMPSGVPPPSLHVFPLMNPSNHFTREHKVDERHHSPHHSFSSLLSGGAFNLPQEEPSRLSLTASYLYFDDEGYTRWQGETSGLPVLDLLVERHSAPPARDISGRSVADSNAAKMASANAEWFPDRQPRRTDDYGNPQKWGEPGFASFIVAVCCLASRHMDDPRVRADPNDGISAGTQWFELFGRLRTLPISDRPTLYNIQANLIAAVYAVGLGKLSKAAALLAEAVTMSIDAGLHRSADSYDLFDAIEDEVRKRTFWCVYIWDKQLGAHFGRPSMLRLRDCDVSEPSPVDDEFITRDAINTPPPGTESRMSAFIVSLRIMVVLEAVLDVPPARQSEDPTSFLLNATKVLSGTKRFKEMREEEALLDDIHRKIPAYWSHSPETLNSDDTIRLTQAERLHCAEQFVRLLIYRHRFSELVAERTSGPIAEEQSEAEQGALIAAHNSALQIVSAHVHIAKKGLMTYYGVHVIHQLTQAGRTLVAVLLCCKTDALQHLIPPGLDALRSCIGLLRRFSGRYVCGLRSGDLMEEFCRLTNIPLETARQDGSASATRPPWIRPVRKKAPSVARSNQSGDSPSHHSSPEAFSPSDFFAEPLKTASAFPSGPPLPGPGPASSSSVASPPQYAAQPVQTNGNNNSSFMDTSGMEMMRDDSHMYMSQEMMALFNDGGVDVQHLFSSDFMQPISPQQAQQQQQQQQQQHHIGNGNDSSTPSAGFAGPNFLKMNGLATSP from the exons ATGCCTCCAGTAACGACAGCAGATACGCAGGAGCAGCAGGCGGCGAGTTCTTCGTCAACGTCGATTCTAAAAGAGCGCCGGTTCAAACTCAGCAG AGCGTGTGATCGTTGTCG gaggaggagaatcAAATGTGACGAAGGGCATCCTTGTCAGGCATGCCTGACTGCCAATTCATCATGTACCTTCGAAGAACCAGGAAAGAGGACACATCCTCACAAGTCAAA ACGCACTGCTACCCTGGAGGATCGGATGCATCACCTCGAAACTCTTATTCAGGCCATTCCGCCTGCCGTCTTTGCAGCTGGTGGAGCCCCTTCGATACCCTCTTCTTCAGATGTCGCATCAAGTCCAGTCGTACCCTTCATGTACCCTGATGGAATGCCTTCTGGAGTGCCGCCACCTTCGTTACATGTATTTCCTCTGATGAATCCATCTAATCATTTTACTCGCGAACACAAGGTGGATGAACGACATCACAGTCCCCATCATTCATTCAGCTCCCTGCTCAGTGGAGGAGCGTTCAATCTCCCTCAAGAAGAGCCAAGCCGATTATCTCTGACAGCTTCGTACCTGTACTTCGACGATGAAGGCTACACCCGATGGCAAGGCGAAACATCTGGGCTACCTGTGCTTGATCTTCTTGTTGAAAGACACAGCGCCCCTCCTGCTCGAGATATCTCCGGGCGATCAGTCGCTGACTCAAACGCCGCAAAAATGGCCAGTGCGAACGCAGAGTGGTTTCCCGATCGTCAACCCCGCCGCACCGAT GATTACGGGAATCCACAGAAATGGGGTGAACCAGGCTTCGCCTCCTTTATTGTTGCTGTTTGTTGTCTTGCCTCGCGGCATATGGACGACCCTCGAGTTAGAGCAGACCCCAATGACGGCATCTCAGCCGGCACCCAATGGTTCGAACTCTTCGGTCGACTTCGTACACTGCCCATTTCAGATCGACCTACTCTGTATAATATTCAGGCCAATCTTATCGCCGCTGTTTATGCTGTGGGTCTCGGGAAACTTTCAAAAGCCGCTGCACTACTTGCCGAAGCTGTTACAATGTCTATTGATGCAGGACTCCACCGCTCAGCTGATAGCTACGATCTCTTCGACGCAATCGAGGACGAAGTCCGGAAGCGAACTTTTTGGTGCGTCTACATATGGGACAAGCAACTTGGCGCCCATTTTGGACGACCTTCGATGCTGCGGCTGAGAGACTGTGATGTCTCTGAACCTTCCCCTGTCGATGATGAATTCATTACTAGAGACGCTATCAACACTCCACCCCCTGGTACAGAGTCTCGAATGAGTGCTTTCATCGTATCATTGCGGATCATGGTTGTCCTTGAAGCAGTCCTCGATGTTCCGCCGGCCCGCCAATCCGAGGATCCGACGTCTTTTCTGCTGAATGCGACTAAAGTGCTATCGGGAACGAAGAGATTCAAGGAGATGCGAGAGGAGGAAGCGCTGCTGGATGATATTCATCGGAAGATTCCCGCATATTGGTCGCACTCTCCCGAAACACTCAACAGCGACGATACTATTCGTTTGACACAGGCTGAGAGGCTGCACTGTGCTGAACAATTCGTTCGTCTTCTGATCTATCGCCACCGGTTCTCAGAACTAGTGGCTGAGAGAACTAGCGGCCCTATCGCAGAAGAACAATCCGAAGCTGAGCAAGGGGCTTTAATTGCTGCACACAACTCGGCTCTACAGATTGTCTCCGCTCATGTTCATATAGCGAAGAAGGGGCTGATGACATACT ATGGCGTTCACGTGATACACCAACTCACCCAAGCTGGGAGAACGTTGGTTGCTGTACTACTATGTTGCAAGACGGATGCGCTGCAGCACTTGATACCGCCAGGCTTGGATGCGCTTCGGTCTTGTATTGGCCTTCTACGACGTTTCAGTGGTCGTTATGTCTGCGGGCTCAGGTCAGGCGACCTCATGGAAGAATTCTGTCGTc TCACCAACATTCCTCTGGAAACCGCCCGCCAGGATGGTTCCGCGAGCGCTACCCGACCGCCATGGATACGCCCCGTGCGCAAGAAAGCGCCGTCCGTCGCCCGTTCCAACCAAAGCGGGGACTCGCCTTCCCACCATAGCAGCCCTGAAGCCTTCTCACCCTCCGATTTCTTTGCCGAGCCTCTCAAGACCGCTTCCGCCTTTCCATCTGGGCCTCCACTTCCTGGGCCCGGTCCTGCATCATCGAGTTCGGTTGCATCGCCGCCTCAGTATGCTGCCCAGCCGGTCCAGACAAATGGCAACAATAACTCGTCGTTCATGGATACATCCGGCATGGAAATGATGAGGGACGACTCTCACATGTACATGTCCCAGGAAATGATGGCGCTGTTCAACGACGGCGGTGTCGATGTGCAGCATCTTTTCTCATCGGATTTTATGCAGCCTATTTCTCCTCAGCAagctcaacaacaacagcagcaacagcaacagcaacatcaTATAGGAAATGGGAACGACTCTAGTACGCCTAGTGCTGGCTTCGCTGGTCCCAACTTTTTGAAAATGAACGGGCTCGCTACCTCTCCATAG